The genomic window TTACTCAGGCTGTAGGGTACAGACCAGTTACCACTATTGAAGAAGGGTTGCAAAAATTTGTGAAATGGTACAGAGAATATTATAATGTTTAATTGTCTTTTAGTGATTGGAGCAGCGTTTCAATAGTAGATTTATATGTCCCGTTAGTGTCATATTGCATTGATTTTTGTAAATATGTTTTTGCCATCACTGTATCATTAATTTGTATGTAGCATACAGATGCATTAATAAGTGCTGCTGCTTTGATTGAAGTATATTGATCCATTGTATATCGTTCAGTTGCCAGAAAGTAAAGTACAGCTTTTTTATAATCACCCATATGATAGAAATTTTTGCCAATGTAATAGTTGGCTATACCCTGAATGACCTGATTGTCAGTATTTTGCGCAATACACTCTTGAAAGGAATCAATAGATAAATCATAGAGCTTATCTTTATATGCAATATAGCTGGCATATAAAAGATTTTTATTTGTCAACATGATATTTTGTATTAAAGAATTCCAGAAATCACGATCTTCTTCAAGTATAGTTATTGAAGTTTGAGCAAATACTATATGTACTGTAACAAGAAATACGCTACAATATTTAAGGAATTTTTTCAACATGATGTATTATCCATCTCTCTGCCAATCTTGTTGGATAAGCTTATAATAGATATGTATCTTTTGCAAGTAAATTATTATAAATTATTACCCTCCCAAAATTGAATTATGTGGTTACTTGCATAATTTGATAAATAAAATGATTGATGATCATGCACCAATGAGGGGTTCTCTTTTTATAAGTATGTGTTTTATATTGGCTTTACCTACAGAAAAGTAAATCTGCTGTGATTCTAACAGTTTAAAATTATTCCACTGGGAAACTATGGTTTCGGGGTGTTGCTGCTCTTTAGTTTGTTGTTTGGGTTGTTTTATGGTATCCATGTTGTATTCCTTGATAATGGGTTTTTGAAATAGTATTTGTATAGCACAATTTTGTCTACACAAAAAAAATATAAAATTTAAAGCCAAAAATCTTTTTGTTTTTTTGTATTGACTTTTTAAAAAACCTTTTTAGTTTGACAACCGCATATATATTGTAAAAAATATGTCTATGCAACGTTACACAGCAGATTTTACATGGATGTTGCAGGGATTCAGCGCTATATATACTTCAGTTTGGTAATAACTTTCAATTTAAAAAAAGGAAACTATGTCAGGTATATCAAATAATAAGTTTGTAAGTTTGGCGATAGCTCCTGTAATAGTACTATTGTGTGTAATTACAGGCTATCCTTATAAGTTTGACTTTTTAACCGTAAATGATATTGTTAAGCAGATTAAAAAAGCTTTTTCTGATGTTGAGAGCTATCAGGCAAACTTTGTAATGACTTCTGACCGAATGGGTAAACGACAAAATCAGAGTGGCACAATCTGGTATATGGCACCACATTATCTACGTATTGATTTTGATACACCCTACGGACAAAAAATTGTTTCAGATGGCAAGCAGGTGTGGATATATATTCCATCAATCAATGTTGTTGCAGAACAGGATTTAAACAGTTCAATGTTTGCTATTGGAACAGGATCAGGCTTAAACAGGCTTTTCTCAAAATATCATTATAAATTTGATGGAAAAGAACAGCCACGAGTGGAAAATAACAATAAATATTATGTATTGTTTTTAAAACAGAAGGAAACGCGAAGCGGTTTCAGAACAATGAAACTATGGATAAATGAGCAGTATTTTATCACAAAAGCATCTGGCGAAACTGCAAATGGCAAAAATATTACTATTGAATTAAAAAATATTAATACTAAGGTAGACTTAAAAAAAGGTTTCTTTAAATTTGATCCTCCTTCAAACGCCAGAATAATTAAAAATCCCATGTTGGCAGAGGAATAGTGTATGGTGGCAGGAATAGGTGAAACATTACGCAATGCACGAGAAGCCAAACGGCTATCATTAAAAGATGTCTCAAAAGATACCAATATTGTTGTAAAATATCTGGAAGCACTTGAAAATGAGGATTTTGAAAAGTTTCCCAGTGAAACGTATTTACTTGGTTTTTTACGTTCATATGCTGAGTACCTGCGTCTTGACGCTGATGAGTTAATCCAGGCGTATAAAGGATATAAGATTGGAGAAAGCTCAACTCCACTGGAAGAGTTAACAAAACCAACAGGGTTGTCTATAGTAGCACAACTGAGGATGTATGTTGAACAATACCGAAATATTCTTTACATTGCCGGAATTGGCATTGCAGTGCTCATTGTGTTATCATTATTCATTAGCCTCATCACATCAGATGTACATGTAGGGAGTGATGATTCAATTAAGGCAATACAGGAAGAGTATTACCGCACGCAGGGTAAAAAAATTGCCATTAAAAATATCTGGCCATTACAGCTTACCAATGACAGTGGGATAGTGTTACTGTACAATGATGAAGCGTGTCAGTTTTTAGTAGAAAATAAAGAGATATTATTTCTACTAAGTGATATAAAGGATAATTCAGTTATAGTGGAATTTTTGCCGGATTCAAAAAAATATGTTCTTGAAATGGAAAAACCTGTAGTATGTAGCCCTATTGAATCATCAAGAAATATTGTCCTTACATT from Spirochaetota bacterium includes these protein-coding regions:
- a CDS encoding outer membrane lipoprotein carrier protein LolA, whose protein sequence is MSGISNNKFVSLAIAPVIVLLCVITGYPYKFDFLTVNDIVKQIKKAFSDVESYQANFVMTSDRMGKRQNQSGTIWYMAPHYLRIDFDTPYGQKIVSDGKQVWIYIPSINVVAEQDLNSSMFAIGTGSGLNRLFSKYHYKFDGKEQPRVENNNKYYVLFLKQKETRSGFRTMKLWINEQYFITKASGETANGKNITIELKNINTKVDLKKGFFKFDPPSNARIIKNPMLAEE
- a CDS encoding DUF4115 domain-containing protein — translated: MVAGIGETLRNAREAKRLSLKDVSKDTNIVVKYLEALENEDFEKFPSETYLLGFLRSYAEYLRLDADELIQAYKGYKIGESSTPLEELTKPTGLSIVAQLRMYVEQYRNILYIAGIGIAVLIVLSLFISLITSDVHVGSDDSIKAIQEEYYRTQGKKIAIKNIWPLQLTNDSGIVLLYNDEACQFLVENKEILFLLSDIKDNSVIVEFLPDSKKYVLEMEKPVVCSPIESSRNIVLTLKGLTENRAKIRVQLAAAEVKPDEAVSVVTPVTPGTEVVTHDQKNLKIVFEAEFVQKTYFELYLDGNERVRGMMPSGTRERWEASEFIQVKIGNAGGVKVKINGTDYTFGLPGQVANKVITWRKDPQDPNKYKLEVKDW